TTAAAACTAAGACCAAATCCATCACTTCCAAGAAACCCAAATTGACTGCTGCCAAACATAATACCAAAGCCTACTAAAAAGAAACACATGGCTCCTATTGATATGGTAGAAATATTCTTCATTAGTATGTTCACAGTATTTTTAGCCTGGGTAAAACCGCATTCTAGCATTGCAAAGCCTGCGTGCATGAAAAACACAAGAAAACCGGCAAAAAGTACAAACATGGTATCTAACGCAACCCTCATTTCATTAATTTCTCCACTGTCAGCCGCACTAAAACTAGAGAGCAGAAGCACAAGGAGCAAAGCATTTAAAAAGATTTTAAAATTTCGTAACATGTAAATCCCTCCAAAGTTAGTAGTTTTTGAGGATCCTCTGGAAAAAAACAAAAAAACGCCCACAAATTAACAGGCATCTTTACCTGAATTTGTGGACGTCTTTGTCCTTGATATGTAGCACTTCATTGTGCTATTGTTTTTTTAGATTATATATTTGGACATGGCCTCATGTCAACTACATTTATAATAATTTTATAAATAATTTTTTAACCTGTGATTAATGTCACAGAGTTAGTTCCTGTATTTGCTTATAATAAAGTCAAGAAAATCAACTCAAATATAAGAGATAAGAGAAGGGAGATATTAAAAATGATTAGAAGAATAGTTAGCATTAACGAAGAAAAATGTAATGGATGTGGTCTTTGTATACCAGCCTGTCATGAAGGTGCAATTCAAATTATTGATGGCAAGGCAAAGCTTTTAGAAGATAAGTTATGTGACGGGATTGGTGACTGCCTGGGAGAATGTCCATTGGGAGCAATTGAAATAATTGAAAGAGAAGCAGATGAATTTGATGAAGAGGCTGTAAAGGAACACCTTGCTAAATTGGAGAATAAGGCTAAACCGCAGGATAGACACAAAATCCCATGTGGCTGCCCGGGAACAATGAGTAGAATGTTTGAAGATAAAGTAGAGGAAGATACTGAAGAGGGTGAGACTGCAGAAGTAAAATCTACCTTAAGACAATGGCCAGTGCAGCTGAGCCTAGTACCTGTAAATGCACCTTACTTTGAAAATGCAGAATTGTTAATTGCAGCAGACTGTGCACCCTTTGCATACGGAAATTTCCATCAGCTGCAAAAAGGCAAAGCCATTGCAATTGGATGTCCAAAATTAGATGATGGAAATTACTATGCAGATAAGCTTACACAGATACTAAAATCCAATAATATCCGCAAAATAACTGTTGCTCGTATGGAGGTTCCCTGCTGCGGAGGATTAAACAGCATTGTTAATCACGCAGTAGCCCAATCAGGCAAGGAAATACCAGTAGAGACTAAAACTATTTCTATTCAAGGAAAAATCATTAGTTAGAAAAATATACTTTAATACTGTAGAATTTATTAAAAATAGTGCATGTCTTACACATGCGCTATTTTTAATGCAAAAAAACATGCACCTAAACAAAAAATGCCTTATAGATGTAATCTCTAATAATATCAGCTTTTTAAATAATTTTAGTGCAAAAAAATAAGCATCTTAATAAAAGAATAAGAAATGAAAAATACGCGAATTCCTTTAATATTACTACTTATTCATCATGGCATGAAACTTGCTATACCCTATTATGGGTATATTAATCAATATAAAACAGATTGGGAAGACTAGGGGTGGTTCCTCTGTCTTATTTTTAAATAGGCAAATCTCGGAACATTCCAAACCACAATTATTGTCTCGATTATAAGGGGGAAAATCATGATTAAGAGTAAAGTAACAACAATATCAGAGGAACAAATAAAGCAAATCCATAATTCAGCATTGGAGATATTAGAGGATACTGGAGTCGTTGTCCATCATGATGAGGCACTAAAACTCCTAAAGGAAGCAGGTTGTATTGTAGAAAACAGCAATAGAGTTTATATTCCTACAGGTTTAGTTGAAAAGGCTATTGCTACAGTGCCAACAAGGATCACCTTATATGACAGAAAGGGAACCCCTAGAATATTCCTGCAGGACTGGGAAATAAGCTATGGTACTGGCTCAGATACAATTAACTATTTAGATCCCTACACAGGAGAAAGAAGAAAGTGGCAGAAAAAAGATGTGGAAAATGCCGTAAAGGTGTGTGATTTCTTACCTCACATTGATTTTGTCATGTCCATGGGAAATATTGTAGATGTACACAAGAAAATGATAAACAGAGAGCAATATGCTCTTATGCTGTTAAATAGTACCAAGCCCCAGGTTGTCATTGCTGAAGATGATAAAGCCCTGGCAGATATAACGGCAATGGCTGCTGCAGTTGTAGGTGGAAGGGAAGTTTTGAAAAGAAAACCACTTTTCATGGTATACTGTGAGCCTACTTCACCTCTGCAGCTGCCATATGAATCTGTTGCCAAGGTCCTTTTAGCAGCAGAAACAAGTGTACCAACCAACTTTGCCTGTGGAGGCTTAAGTGGAGGTACAGTGCCAATGACTGTTGGAGGAAGTGTGTTGCAGGCACATACAGAAGCATTAAGTGGAATGGTCATTCACCAACTAAAAAATCCAGGTGCACCATTTGTGTATGGTTATGGGATTACTCCTCTTGATATGAGAACCCTACAGTCGGTTTATACGTCTGCTGAATCCATGGCTGCTCAGGGAATGCTGTGTGATATAGCAAGATATTTTAATTTGCCATCCTGGGGATATGCTGGCTGCAGCAGTTCCAAGACAGTAGATGAGCAGGCCGTTATGGAGGCTACAATGTTTACCCTTATGGGGGCCCTCCAGGGGTGTAACCTAATGCATGACGTATTCTACTTGGAATTCGGTCTGACTGGTGCCCTTGAAATGATTGTCATTAGTGATGATACAATCAATAGGGTGAAACACATGATTAAAGGCGTTGATACAAGCAGAGAGGCCCTGGGAGTTGATACCATAAAGATGGTAGGTCCAGGTGGAAACTTCATGGGAACCCAGCACACGGTAGATAATTTTAGAAGAGGCTGGTCCACAGATCTATGTGATCTTCAAGGCTATGAAGGATGGGAAAGAAGCGGCAAGCTGACCTTATTTGATAGAGCCAACAAGAGGGTTAAAGAGATACTTGAAAATCATCAGCCAGAGCCTGTTAATGAACTGCAAGAAAAGGAAATTGCAAAGATTTTAGCAGATGCGGAAAGTAAGCTGTAGTCCAATCAGTAATTGGAGAAGGGAGGTATGAACATATGGCGTATCATATAAATGGACTAAATCTTACCATAGAAAAAGTTGTTCAGGTGGCAAGACATTATGAAGAGGCAGCAATTGCACCTGAGGCTTATGAACGTATGGAAAAATCACGGCAGCTTGTAGAGAAAATGGTTGCAAATGATGAAGTGATATATGGCATAACAACTGGTTTTGGAAAGTTTGCTAATGTATCCATAAGCAATGGTCAATTAGATCAATTACAAGAGAATCTAATTCTTTGTAATACTGCAGGTGTGGGTGCTCCCCTGCCAGAAGAGGTGGTCAGGGCAATGATGCTGCTAAGGGCAAACTCCCTGGTAAGGGGTAATTCAGGAATAAGACCTGTTGTAGTAGAAAGACTTTTGGAAATGCTTAATAAAAAAGTGCATCCTGTTGTTCCTGAAAAGGGGTCAGTAGGGGCAAGTGGAGATCTAGCCCCCCTGTCTCA
Above is a window of Desulfitibacter alkalitolerans DSM 16504 DNA encoding:
- a CDS encoding ATP-binding protein, with amino-acid sequence MIRRIVSINEEKCNGCGLCIPACHEGAIQIIDGKAKLLEDKLCDGIGDCLGECPLGAIEIIEREADEFDEEAVKEHLAKLENKAKPQDRHKIPCGCPGTMSRMFEDKVEEDTEEGETAEVKSTLRQWPVQLSLVPVNAPYFENAELLIAADCAPFAYGNFHQLQKGKAIAIGCPKLDDGNYYADKLTQILKSNNIRKITVARMEVPCCGGLNSIVNHAVAQSGKEIPVETKTISIQGKIIS
- a CDS encoding trimethylamine methyltransferase family protein → MIKSKVTTISEEQIKQIHNSALEILEDTGVVVHHDEALKLLKEAGCIVENSNRVYIPTGLVEKAIATVPTRITLYDRKGTPRIFLQDWEISYGTGSDTINYLDPYTGERRKWQKKDVENAVKVCDFLPHIDFVMSMGNIVDVHKKMINREQYALMLLNSTKPQVVIAEDDKALADITAMAAAVVGGREVLKRKPLFMVYCEPTSPLQLPYESVAKVLLAAETSVPTNFACGGLSGGTVPMTVGGSVLQAHTEALSGMVIHQLKNPGAPFVYGYGITPLDMRTLQSVYTSAESMAAQGMLCDIARYFNLPSWGYAGCSSSKTVDEQAVMEATMFTLMGALQGCNLMHDVFYLEFGLTGALEMIVISDDTINRVKHMIKGVDTSREALGVDTIKMVGPGGNFMGTQHTVDNFRRGWSTDLCDLQGYEGWERSGKLTLFDRANKRVKEILENHQPEPVNELQEKEIAKILADAESKL